The Armatimonadota bacterium genome contains the following window.
GCCTCACCCTGGGAGCTCTCCTGGCGACCGCGCTGCTCCTTCTGCCCTTCACCGTCTCTTCTTTCTGGATCCGCATCGCCACTGAGGTCCTGCTGTGGGCGGGGCTGGCCCAGAGCTGGAACATCATCGGCGGCTACACCGGCTACCTCAGCTTCGGGCACGGCGCCTTCTTCGGCCTGGGCGCCTACGTCACGGGAATAGGCATGACCGTGCTGGGATGGCCCTTCCCCGCCGGCCTGGCGGTTTCCGGGGTGCTGGCTGCCGCCCTGGCTGCAGCCATCGGCTATCCCACCCTGCGGCTGCGCGGGGCGTACTTCGCCATCGCCACCTGGGCCTTCGGAGAGATGCTGCGGCAGGTGGCCACGGTGCTCGAGGTCACCGGCGGAGCCTTCGGCATGCGCCTGCCCCCGTTTCTCAACCTGCCGTTCTTCTACTACATCACCCTGGGAACAAGCACCCTGGTCTACGTGACGACATACCTGCTGCTGGAGCGCTCGCCCTTCGGCTACAAGCTGCTGGCTATCCGGGAGCACGAGGAGGCCGCCGAGATGGTGGGGGTGAATACGGTGGGCGTCAAGATCAACGCCTTCGCCCTGAGCGCCTTCTTCCCCGGGGTGCTGGGCGGCATCTACGCCTACTGGCTGACCTACATCCACCCGGATAGCGTGCTAGGCGGGATCATCACCGACCTGATGGTGGTGATGGTCTTCCTGGGCGGCATGGGCACCTTCTGGGGGCCGCTGCTGGGTGCCTTCCTGGTGCAGCTGGTCAGCCGCAGCCTCTGGCTCGTCTGGGGTGAGAGCACCCTCTACCTGGTGATCATCGGCGCGGCCATCTGCATCGTCGTCCTGTTCATGCCGGGGGGTATCGTGGGCCTGCTGGAGGGCCGGCGCGCGCCCCTGCTGGCCCCCCGCGCGGCCTGGCGCTGGTGGCGGGAGCGGGTGAGGTGGTGATCTCCGGTGCTGGAGACGCAGAATCTGACCAAGAGCTTCGGCGGCATCCTGGCCCTGGACGGCCTCTCCCTTACCGTCCCCGCCGGAACTATAGTCGGCCTGATCGGCCCCAACGGCAGTGGTAAGACCACCTTCTTTAACCTGGTCACCGGGGTCTATCCCCCGGACCGCGG
Protein-coding sequences here:
- a CDS encoding branched-chain amino acid ABC transporter permease, which translates into the protein MTTPAVEVRSPARSAAPRLTLGALLATALLLLPFTVSSFWIRIATEVLLWAGLAQSWNIIGGYTGYLSFGHGAFFGLGAYVTGIGMTVLGWPFPAGLAVSGVLAAALAAAIGYPTLRLRGAYFAIATWAFGEMLRQVATVLEVTGGAFGMRLPPFLNLPFFYYITLGTSTLVYVTTYLLLERSPFGYKLLAIREHEEAAEMVGVNTVGVKINAFALSAFFPGVLGGIYAYWLTYIHPDSVLGGIITDLMVVMVFLGGMGTFWGPLLGAFLVQLVSRSLWLVWGESTLYLVIIGAAICIVVLFMPGGIVGLLEGRRAPLLAPRAAWRWWRERVRW